From a region of the Theobroma cacao cultivar B97-61/B2 chromosome 8, Criollo_cocoa_genome_V2, whole genome shotgun sequence genome:
- the LOC18592049 gene encoding putative receptor protein kinase ZmPK1 — translation MSSLCFSVVLSLILLPPLSSATYQKLSGGSSLSVENPSDILVSPNGTFSAGFFPVGDNAYAFAIWFSKPTCVVHNCTVVWMANRDQPVNGRRSKLSLLGTGNVILTDAAQLNVWATDTASLSPVQLQVNDYGNLLLSNSQGTILWQSFDSPTDTLLPLQSLTRYTALVSKRRKANYSSGFFKLFFDDDNVLRLLFDGPDISSVYWPGSWLVSWEAGRSTYNSSRNAMIDSLGNFSSSDDLIFRSADYGASWIQRRLTIDVDGNLRLYSREERDETWVVSWQAISQPCTIHGLCGENSLCGYAPSTGRKCSCPEGYKVKNQTDWSYGCKPEFDVSVNASEFSFIHLRNAEFYGYDISSFNNKTLKECEAICLQTVNCKGFQYKFNGNGFYSCFPKGQLRNGQQTPGFDGDIYIKLPKAYISYNNKKPFKAISLDCPRNDTIMLERSYAKSLENGIVKFMLWFASALGGVEIISIILVWWLTSASQEKNIVAQQGYLLAAAGFKRFTYDELKEATQNFNEEIGRGGVGTVYKGMLPDGRVAAVKRLNEANQGEAEFLAEVNTIGKLNHMNLIEMWGFCAEKKHRLLVYEYMEHGSLAENLSSHELDWQKRYAIALGTAKGLAYLHDECLEWVLHCDVKPPNILLDSGYQPKVSDFGLSKLLDRGKLYNSSFSKIRGTRGYMAPEWVFNRPITSKVDVYSYGIVVLEMVTGLSPTKGIQFVHSIAEREMEYRSVNWVKEKKKESNSMESWITEIVDPMLEGNYDDQKMETLVEVALHCVQEDRDARPTMSQVVERLLHHRENEN, via the coding sequence CAGTTGTTTTGTCTTTGATATTATTACCTCCATTGTCATCTGCAACATATCAAAAATTGAGCGGAGGATCATCTCTTTCCGTGGAGAATCCCAGCGATATTTTAGTGTCACCAAATGGCACTTTCTCAGCTGGCTTTTTCCCTGTTGGCGACAATGCTTATGCTTTTGCAATATGGTTCAGCAAACCAACTTGCGTTGTTCATAACTGCACCGTCGTTTGGATGGCCAATCGTGACCAACCAGTTAACGGAAGGCGCTCAAAGCTGTCGCTGTTAGGAACCGGTAACGTTATCCTAACTGATGCTGCTCAGCTCAATGTTTGGGCCACAGACACCGCTTCGCTGTCCCCGGTGCAGTTGCAGGTCAATGACTACGGTAATCTTCTTCTGAGTAATTCCCAGGGTACTATTTTATGGCAGAGCTTTGATTCCCCTACAGATACCCTTCTTCCTCTACAATCACTCACCAGATACACAGCACTTGTCtcgaaaagaagaaaagccaACTATTCCTCTGGTTTCTTTAAGCTGTTTTTCGATGATGATAATGTTCTCCGTCTCCTTTTTGATGGTCCTGATATTTCAAGCGTTTATTGGCCTGGTTCGTGGCTTGTTAGCTGGGAAGCAGGAAGATCCACATACAACAGTAGCAGAAATGCGATGATCGACTCCCTAGGCAATTTTAGTTCAAGTGATGACTTAATTTTTAGGTCTGCGGATTATGGTGCAAGTTGGATCCAGAGAAGATTGACCATTGATGTTGATGGTAACCTTCGATTGTACAGCAGAGAAGAAAGGGATGAAACATGGGTTGTTTCATGGCAAGCTATAAGTCAGCCATGCACGATTCATGGCCTTTGTGGGGAAAATAGTCTCTGTGGCTACGCTCCGAGTACTGGGAGGAAATGCTCTTGCCCTGAAGGATACAAGGTGAAGAACCAAACAGATTGGTCTTATGGTTGTAAACCAGAATTCGACGTTTCCGTCAATGCTAGTGAGTTTAGTTTTATCCATCTTCGTAATGCTGAATTTTATGGCTATGATATTTCAAGTTTTAACAATAAAACCTTAAAGGAGTGTGAAGCTATATGCTTGCAGACGGTCAACTGTAAAGgttttcaatataaattcaatggTAATGGTTTCTATAGTTGTTTCCCTAAGGGGCAATTGCGTAATGGGCAGCAAACACCTGGCTTCGATGGAGATATCTATATAAAGCTGCCCAAAGCATATATCTCGTACAACAACAAaaagcctttcaaggcaatcAGTTTAGATTGCCCCAGAAATGATACTATTATGCTGGAAAGAAGTTATGCTAAGAGCCTAGAAAATGGGATAGTGAAGTTTATGCTCTGGTTTGCAAGTGCATTGGGAGGAGTTGAGATTATTTCCATCATTTTGGTTTGGTGGTTAACTAGTGCCAGTCAAGAGAAGAATATTGTAGCTCAACAAGGCTACCTTCTCGCAGCAGCTGGGTTCAAGAGATTCACATATGACGAGCTAAAAGAGGCAACGCAAAACTTCAATGAAGAAATTGGAAGAGGAGGGGTAGGTACTGTGTACAAAGGCATGCTACCTGATGGTAGAGTTGCTGCAGTCAAGCGACTGAATGAAGCAAATCAAGGAGAAGCTGAGTTCCTTGCAGAAGTAAACACCATCGGGAAGCTTAATCACATGAACTTGATTGAAATGTGGGGATTTTGCGCAGAGAAAAAGCACAGGCTCCTAGTTTATGAGTACATGGAGCATGGATCCTTAGCAGAAAACCTCTCTTCCCATGAACTTGACTGGCAAAAGAGGTATGCTATCGCCTTGGGCACTGCAAAAGGCCTAGCTTACCTACATGATGAGTGCTTGGAGTGGGTCTTGCATTGTGATGTAAAGCCCCCAAACATACTTCTGGACTCCGGCTACCAACCCAAGGTGTCGGATTTCGGCCTATCTAAGCTCCTTGACAGAGGTAAGCTTTACAATTCTAGCTTCTCAAAGATTAGAGGAACTCGAGGATACATGGCTCCGGAGTGGGTTTTCAACCGTCCCATTACATCCAAAGTAGATGTTTACAGCTACGGCATCGTTGTGTTGGAAATGGTGACGGGATTGAGCCCAACAAAAGGGATCCAGTTCGTACATAGTATTGCTGAAAGGGAGATGGAATACAGGTCAGTAAATTGGgtcaaggaaaagaagaaagaatcaaattcaatGGAATCGTGGATAACAGAAATAGTAGACCCCATGTTGGAAGGCAATTATGACGATCAAAAGATGGAAACTCTGGTTGAAGTGGCTCTTCATTGCGTCCAGGAAGACAGAGATGCAAGGCCCACCATGAGTCAAGTGGTCGAGAGGCTTCTTCATCacagagaaaatgaaaactaG
- the LOC18592051 gene encoding putative receptor protein kinase ZmPK1 — MATPLILLVFSLALYCPLSSSSSDGLWVGSSLSVETAGDVLTSPNGTFSAGFHPVGQNAYSFAIWFNKPSCSANSCTIVWMANRDQPVNGRYSKLCLLKSGNLVLKDAGRIPVWETKTVSQSPTHLKLEDGGNLVLRNLEGNILWQSYDSPTDTLLPLQPFNEYTKLISSRSQGNYSSGFFQLYFDPDNVLCLVYDGLEFSSVYWPSPWLLRWEAGRSTFNNSKIAVLDSMGNFSSTDNFTFLSADYGSKIPRMLKMDFDGNIRLYSLNQDGETWVVSWQAFPQPCMVHGCCGPNSICIYIPNFGRKCSCLPGYKMTNRTDWSLGCKPVYHLSCNQTEIGFLKLRHVEFYGYDYNMYPNVTLEDCKKICSQLCDCKGFQFRFIKAHQPDGTYCYPKTQLLNGHRPPNFNADFYVKVPKATVPFYSNIVQDSELECSNESQTLERKYSKRRENESLKFALWSACAVGGLEFLTIFFVWCFLIRTHDNSSPVAGYHLATTGFRKFSYAELKKATNSFSEEIGRGAGGIVYKATLSDGRVAAIKRLIDANQGEAEFLAEVNTIGKLNHMNLIEMWGYCAEGKLRLLVYEYMEHGSLAENLSSKTLDWKKRFEIAVGTARGLAYLHEECLEWVLHCDIKPQNILIDSKYQPKVSDFGLSWLLNRGDVKYSKVSKIRGTRGYMAPEWVFNLPITSKVDVYSYGIVLLELVTGRSPAMRTHVTDDENSKAQRTLVSWVRELMARAQETDAWKHEIIDPTLEEIYCETEMLILVTVALQCVQEDKDVRPTMGEVVEMLLRHESH, encoded by the coding sequence ATGGCCACACCATTGATCCTACTCGTTTTCTCTTTGGCTTTATATTGTCCACTTTCATCTTCATCCTCTGATGGTCTATGGGTAGGCTCATCTCTGTCGGTGGAGACTGCAGGTGATGTCTTGACTTCACCTAATGGCACTTTTAGTGCTGGGTTCCACCCCGTTGGCCAGAATGCTTATTCCTTTGCGATTTGGTTCAACAAACCATCTTGCAGTGCTAACAGTTGCACCATAGTTTGGATGGCAAATCGGGACCAACCAGTCAATGGTAGATACTCAAAGCTCTGTCTACTGAAATCAGGTAATCTTGTTTTAAAAGATGCGGGTCGTATCCCTGTTTGGGAAACGAAAACCGTCTCGCAGTCCCCTACCCATTTAAAACTGGAAGATGGCGGCAATCTCGTCTTGCGGAACTTGGAAGGCAATATTTTGTGGCAAAGCTACGATTCACCCACGGATACTCTGCTTCCTCTTCAACCATTCAATGAGTACACAAAGCTCATCTCATCAAGAAGCCAGGGAAACTACTCCTCGGGTTTTTTTCAGCTTTACTTCGACCCTGATAATGTCCTCTGCCTTGTGTACGATGGTCTTGAGTTTTCAAGCGTTTACTGGCCAAGCCCATGGCTTTTGAGATGGGAAGCTGGCAGATCCACGTTCAATAATAGCAAAATTGCAGTTCTGGattctatgggcaattttagTTCAACTGACAATTTTACCTTCTTGTCAGCTGATTATGGCTCAAAGATTCCAAGAATGTTGAAGATGGATTTTGATGGCAATATTCGACTGTATAGTCTAAACCAGGATGGAGAAACTTGGGTTGTTTCATGGCAAGCCTTCCCTCAACCATGCATGGTTCATGGATGTTGTGGACCAAACAGCATATGCATTTATATTCCTAATTTTGGCAGGAAATGCTCTTGCCTTCCAGGTTATAAGATGACCAATCGTACTGATTGGTCTCTTGGCTGTAAGCCAGTATATCATCTTTCTTGTAACCAAACTGAGATTGGTTTCCTGAAGCTCCGCCATGTTGAATTCTATGGTTATGATTACAACATGTATCCTAATGTCACCTTAGAGGATTGCAAGAAAATATGCTCGCAGCTGTGCGATTGCAAAGGTTTCCAATTCAGATTTATTAAAGCCCATCAACCAGATGGTACATATTGTTATCCCAAGACGCAATTGTTGAATGGACATCGCCCACCAAATTTCAATGCTGATTTCTACGTGAAAGTGCCCAAGGCTACTGTCCCCTTTTACAGCAACATTGTTCAAGATTCCGAGTTAGAATGCTCCAACGAGTCTCAGACGCTGGAACGAAAATATTCCAAAAGGCGCGAAAATGAGTCATTAAAATTTGCCCTTTGGTCGGCCTGTGCAGTCGGAGGACTCGAGTTTCTTACCATTTTCTTCGTATGGTGTTTCTTGATTAGAACCCATGACAATTCAAGCCCAGTGGCAGGCTACCATCTCGCTACAACTGGCTTCAGAAAATTCAGCTATGCTGAGCTTAAAAAGGCGACAAATAGTTTCTCAGAAGAGATTGGAAGAGGTGCAGGAGGAATCGTGTACAAAGCCACACTATCCGATGGTCGAGTTGCAGCAATCAAGAGGCTCATTGACGCTAACCAAGGAGAAGCTGAATTCCTAGCAGAAGTAAACACCATTGGAAAGCTTAATCACATGAACTTAATAGAGATGTGGGGCTATTGTGCTGAGGGAAAGCTTAGGCTTTTGGTGTATGAGTACATGGAACATGGATCATTGGCAGAAAACCTctcctctaaaacacttgatTGGAAAAAGAGATTTGAGATTGCTGTGGGAACCGCAAGAGGCCTAGCTTATTTACACGAAGAATGTTTGGAGTGGGTTCTCCATTGCGACATAAAGCCTCAAAACATTCTCATAGACTCTAAATACCAGCCTAAAGTGTCAGATTTTGGCCTGTCTTGGCTGTTAAACAGAGGCGACGTTAAGTACTCAAAAGTCTCAAAAATCCGAGGAACCAGAGGCTACATGGCACCTGAGTGGGTGTTCAATCTGCCCATCACCTCCAAAGTTGATGTCTATAGCTATGGGATCGTTCTATTGGAGTTGGTGACTGGAAGAAGCCCCGCAATGCGAACCCATGTGACCGATgatgaaaattcaaaagcGCAAAGAACTTTAGTTTCATGGGTGAGAGAGCTCATGGCAAGAGCCCAAGAGACTGACGCTTGGAAGCATGAGATAATAGATCCCACGCTGGAGGAGATATATTGTGAGACTGAGATGCTAATTCTGGTTACCGTAGCGCTGCAATGTGTTCAGGAAGATAAAGACGTAAGACCGACCATGGGTGAAGTAGTTGAGATGCTCCTTCGTCACGAAAGCCATTGA